In one window of Opitutus sp. GAS368 DNA:
- the dmpG gene encoding 4-hydroxy-2-oxovalerate aldolase, which produces MSDGKPTITVCDATLRDGSHAYSHQITLEQVKAYATAAEAAGFNFLEVGHGNGLGASSLQVGESLVPEGEMLRAAKACLQRTKLSVHVIPGFATINREIAQAMEAGVELFRVGCHCTEADITQRHIGHVRSAGREAWGVLMMSHMVSADVLLEETKKMQSYGAQGIVLMDSAGAYFPADVTAKVGLLAAKLEVPVGFHAHNNLGLAVANSIAALEAGARIVDGTGRGFGAGAGNAPIELIAAVLIKQGYTTSLDLYRALDAGDLAAKLFAGSLPESNGVTIVSGMTGVFSGFSKPVQRAAKQFGVDGRDIFFELGKRKVVGGQEDLILEVADQLAKHSKDAGQTPPVP; this is translated from the coding sequence ATGTCTGACGGCAAACCCACCATCACGGTCTGCGACGCGACGCTGCGCGACGGTTCGCACGCCTACAGCCACCAGATCACGCTCGAGCAGGTGAAGGCCTACGCGACGGCCGCGGAAGCGGCCGGTTTCAATTTCCTCGAGGTCGGCCACGGCAACGGGCTCGGCGCCTCCTCGCTGCAGGTCGGGGAAAGCCTCGTGCCGGAGGGCGAGATGCTGCGCGCCGCCAAGGCCTGCCTGCAGCGCACCAAGCTGAGCGTCCATGTCATTCCCGGCTTTGCCACCATCAACCGTGAGATCGCGCAGGCGATGGAGGCGGGCGTGGAGCTGTTTCGCGTCGGCTGCCACTGCACCGAGGCCGACATCACGCAGCGGCACATCGGCCACGTGCGCTCCGCGGGCCGCGAGGCCTGGGGCGTGCTCATGATGAGCCACATGGTTTCCGCCGATGTCCTGCTGGAGGAGACCAAGAAGATGCAGTCCTACGGCGCCCAGGGCATCGTGCTCATGGACTCGGCCGGCGCTTATTTCCCGGCCGACGTGACCGCCAAGGTCGGCCTGCTGGCCGCGAAGCTCGAAGTGCCGGTGGGTTTCCATGCGCACAACAATCTCGGGCTCGCCGTCGCCAACTCGATCGCCGCGCTCGAGGCGGGCGCCCGCATTGTCGACGGCACGGGTCGCGGCTTCGGCGCCGGGGCCGGCAACGCGCCGATCGAGCTGATCGCGGCGGTGCTGATCAAGCAGGGCTACACCACCAGCCTCGACCTCTACAGGGCGCTCGATGCCGGCGACCTCGCGGCGAAGCTCTTCGCCGGCTCGCTGCCCGAGTCCAACGGCGTGACCATCGTCAGCGGCATGACGGGTGTATTCTCCGGTTTCTCCAAGCCCGTGCAGCGCGCCGCGAAGCAGTTCGGCGTCGACGGGCGCGACATCTTCTTCGAGCTCGGCAAGCGCAAGGTCGTCGGCGGCCAGGAGGACCTGATCCTCGAGGTGGCCGACCAACTGGCGAAGCACAGCAAGGACGCGGGCCAAACCCCGCCAGTGCCATGA